One Natrinema marinum genomic window carries:
- the glpA gene encoding anaerobic glycerol-3-phosphate dehydrogenase subunit GlpA, with protein sequence MATDTGVLVLGGGSTGCGIARDLALRGLSVTLVERGNLTDGTTGRMHGLLHSGGRYAVSDRPSARECIEENRILREIAGHCVEETGGLFVQCPEDSDDYFREKLEGCRDCGIPARVLSGREAREVEPYLADDIERAIEVPDGAVDPFRLCVANAIDAEAHGARVETHAEVVDLLRDGDDIYGVEIRHGSGPGKRTDAAAGTTEEITAEYVVNATGAWAGQIGAMADLEVEVRPSKGVMTIMNVRQVDTVINRCRPKGDADIVVPHETTAILGTTDEEVSDPDDYPEEQWEVDQMIDTLSELVPILTEARTIRSFWGVRPLYEPPGTGTADPTDITRDFFLLDHADRDGVDGMASIVGGKFTTYRAMAEEIADHVCEKLGVTASCVTADEPLPGSEQIETLEAGMDDFGLRSPIARRSRQRLGSRAREVLATDAANPVLCACEGVTRAEVRDAISQSGADLNAVRIRTRASMGNCQGGFCCQPMANELHPAHDEETVREALDELFQERWKGQRHALWGEQLSQAMLTYALHATTMNRDRDPASESGEVEFAAFDDGGMATNQVSGSRGDR encoded by the coding sequence ATGGCAACGGACACCGGGGTCCTCGTTCTCGGCGGCGGCTCGACCGGCTGTGGCATCGCCCGCGACCTGGCGCTGCGCGGGCTCTCCGTCACGCTCGTCGAACGAGGGAACCTCACGGACGGCACGACCGGGCGGATGCACGGCCTGCTCCACAGCGGCGGCCGGTACGCGGTCTCCGACCGGCCCAGCGCGCGCGAGTGCATCGAGGAAAACCGGATCCTCCGGGAGATTGCGGGCCACTGCGTCGAGGAGACCGGTGGCCTGTTCGTCCAGTGCCCCGAGGACTCGGACGACTACTTTCGGGAGAAACTCGAGGGCTGTCGCGACTGCGGCATTCCGGCCCGCGTCCTCTCGGGCCGGGAAGCCCGCGAGGTCGAGCCCTACCTCGCCGACGATATCGAACGGGCGATCGAAGTCCCCGACGGGGCGGTCGACCCGTTCCGGCTCTGCGTCGCGAACGCGATCGACGCCGAGGCCCACGGCGCGCGCGTCGAGACCCACGCCGAGGTGGTGGACCTCCTGCGCGACGGCGACGACATCTACGGGGTCGAGATCCGCCACGGCTCGGGCCCCGGCAAGCGCACCGACGCCGCGGCCGGCACGACCGAGGAGATCACCGCCGAGTACGTCGTCAACGCGACCGGCGCGTGGGCGGGCCAGATCGGCGCGATGGCCGACCTCGAGGTCGAGGTCCGGCCTTCGAAGGGCGTGATGACGATCATGAACGTCCGGCAGGTCGACACCGTGATCAACCGCTGTCGGCCGAAAGGCGACGCCGACATCGTCGTCCCTCACGAGACGACCGCGATTTTGGGCACGACTGACGAAGAAGTGTCCGATCCGGACGACTACCCCGAGGAGCAGTGGGAGGTCGATCAGATGATCGATACGCTCTCCGAACTCGTGCCGATCCTCACCGAGGCGCGCACGATCCGCTCGTTCTGGGGCGTGCGCCCGCTGTACGAACCGCCGGGAACCGGCACCGCGGACCCGACCGACATCACGCGCGATTTCTTCCTGCTCGATCACGCCGACCGCGACGGCGTCGACGGGATGGCGAGCATCGTCGGCGGCAAGTTCACCACCTACCGGGCGATGGCCGAGGAGATCGCAGACCACGTCTGCGAGAAACTCGGGGTGACCGCCTCCTGCGTGACGGCCGACGAACCCCTGCCCGGCAGCGAGCAGATCGAGACGCTCGAGGCGGGGATGGACGACTTCGGCCTCCGTTCGCCGATCGCGCGCCGGAGCAGACAGCGGCTGGGAAGCCGGGCGCGCGAGGTGCTCGCGACCGACGCGGCGAACCCGGTGCTCTGTGCCTGCGAGGGCGTCACGCGGGCCGAAGTTCGAGACGCGATCTCGCAGTCGGGCGCGGACCTGAACGCGGTCAGGATCCGAACGCGCGCCTCGATGGGGAACTGTCAGGGCGGCTTCTGCTGTCAGCCGATGGCCAACGAGCTCCACCCCGCACACGACGAAGAGACGGTCCGCGAAGCGCTCGACGAGCTCTTTCAGGAACGCTGGAAGGGACAGCGCCACGCGCTGTGGGGCGAACAGCTCTCGCAAGCCATGCTCACCTACGCCCTCCACGCGACGACGATGAACCGCGACCGCGACCCCGCGAGCGAGTCGGGCGAGGTCGAGTTCGCGGCGTTCGACGACGGCGGGATGGCAACGAACCAGGTCAGCGGCTCGAGGGGGGACCGCTGA
- a CDS encoding alkaline phosphatase family protein, translating into MTVLVLALDALDEGLIDHFGIDAFRLESSGSLETYAHTKPVPYTPEVWATVATGLGPEKHGISAAGTSEWDNPALEFASRFTGRLSEGTRGTLGKFVRTRTGERERIGETDRESLFDADDAVVHNWPGVHDGRPLQYAWDLMNAVSEGMGRTEFERDLFGQSAEQFGWAREMLNHPVSVAGVHVHALDAAGHAYADDEAALRRAYERIGGFVDEVVDALGPDDELLLLSDHGMRTAFYPPDAGEDPASHSWRAYASTTADSRPGSVYSVREWVESRAATATSTGEDVDEDIEMPTDRLRELGYLE; encoded by the coding sequence ATGACGGTGCTCGTCCTCGCGCTGGACGCGCTCGACGAGGGACTGATCGACCACTTCGGTATCGACGCTTTCCGCCTCGAGTCGTCGGGCTCGCTCGAGACCTACGCCCACACCAAGCCCGTGCCGTACACGCCGGAGGTGTGGGCGACCGTCGCGACCGGGCTCGGCCCCGAGAAACACGGAATCTCCGCCGCCGGGACGAGCGAGTGGGACAATCCCGCCCTCGAGTTCGCCTCCCGGTTTACGGGTCGCCTCTCGGAGGGCACCCGCGGGACGCTCGGCAAGTTCGTCCGCACCCGAACGGGGGAGCGCGAACGCATCGGCGAGACCGACCGCGAGTCGCTGTTCGACGCCGACGACGCGGTCGTCCACAACTGGCCCGGCGTCCACGACGGCCGGCCGCTCCAGTACGCCTGGGACCTGATGAACGCCGTCTCCGAGGGGATGGGCCGCACCGAGTTCGAGCGCGACCTGTTCGGCCAGTCGGCCGAACAGTTCGGCTGGGCCCGCGAGATGCTGAACCACCCCGTCTCGGTCGCCGGCGTCCACGTCCACGCGCTCGACGCGGCGGGCCACGCCTACGCCGACGACGAGGCCGCGCTCCGGCGCGCCTACGAGCGGATCGGCGGCTTCGTCGACGAGGTGGTCGACGCGCTCGGCCCCGACGACGAACTCCTCCTGCTCTCCGATCACGGCATGCGGACGGCGTTTTACCCGCCCGACGCCGGCGAGGACCCCGCGAGCCACTCCTGGCGGGCCTACGCGAGTACCACTGCCGACAGCCGACCGGGATCCGTCTACAGCGTCCGGGAGTGGGTCGAATCGCGGGCCGCGACCGCCACTTCTACGGGCGAGGACGTGGACGAAGACATCGAGATGCCGACCGACCGACTGCGCGAACTCGGCTATCTGGAATGA
- a CDS encoding PaaI family thioesterase: MTAERPQMFSDLIDLEFVDVDPGYSRGVIETSDELQNPNGVLHGGVLYTMADTGMGAALAAMLEEGEQCATIEIKINYLEPVRAGRVTCETNVLRKGGSVAYLESDIAHDGETVARATGTFSVFSP; the protein is encoded by the coding sequence ATGACGGCCGAGAGACCACAGATGTTCTCCGATCTGATCGACCTGGAATTCGTCGATGTCGACCCGGGATACAGCCGCGGCGTGATCGAAACGAGCGACGAACTGCAGAACCCGAACGGGGTGCTACACGGGGGCGTCCTGTACACGATGGCGGACACCGGGATGGGCGCGGCGCTCGCGGCGATGCTCGAGGAGGGCGAGCAGTGTGCGACGATCGAGATCAAGATCAACTACCTGGAACCGGTCCGGGCCGGCCGCGTGACCTGCGAGACGAACGTCCTGCGCAAGGGCGGCTCCGTCGCGTATCTCGAGTCGGACATCGCCCACGACGGAGAGACGGTCGCTCGCGCGACCGGGACGTTCTCGGTGTTTTCCCCCTGA
- a CDS encoding histidine kinase, whose product MTLRSFIDDVGPPQRTIAVVSEDATGSGPLEEMLAETFADQPIAVEAGATLDDADASPAVADALAADGDTALLLEDGEPVAASPMLELYDSLLAINSDLFVTGARGVGEIEFPAVLAGLEGTKLRLRGYPLAHKEKLLLILVSRYIEQRAWAAGSGTLHSAFQRLSRIDDEVGTYETYDALAETAVDVNVYGAGGSAPVDLEVTEHTGTDRAYRDGWFVVFAPDDRAPADAEGCALVCLETEPRIWEGFWTTDSERVARIESYVAREL is encoded by the coding sequence GTGACCCTTCGATCGTTCATCGACGATGTCGGTCCCCCACAGCGGACGATCGCGGTCGTCAGCGAGGACGCGACGGGATCGGGGCCGCTCGAGGAGATGCTGGCCGAGACGTTCGCGGACCAGCCGATCGCCGTCGAGGCAGGCGCGACGCTGGACGACGCCGACGCGTCGCCCGCCGTCGCCGACGCGCTCGCGGCCGACGGCGACACGGCCCTCTTGCTCGAAGACGGCGAGCCGGTCGCGGCTTCGCCGATGCTGGAGCTGTACGACTCGCTGCTGGCGATCAACTCCGACCTGTTCGTCACCGGGGCCCGCGGCGTCGGCGAGATCGAGTTCCCCGCCGTGCTGGCGGGCCTCGAGGGGACGAAGCTCCGACTGCGCGGCTATCCGCTCGCGCACAAGGAGAAACTGCTGTTGATCCTCGTCTCTCGATACATCGAACAGCGCGCCTGGGCGGCGGGTAGCGGCACGCTCCACAGCGCATTCCAACGGTTGTCGCGCATCGACGACGAAGTGGGAACGTACGAGACCTACGACGCGCTCGCCGAGACCGCTGTCGACGTCAACGTCTACGGCGCCGGGGGCAGTGCACCGGTCGACCTCGAGGTGACCGAACACACCGGGACCGATAGAGCGTATCGGGACGGCTGGTTCGTCGTCTTCGCGCCCGACGACCGCGCGCCGGCCGACGCCGAGGGCTGTGCGCTCGTCTGTCTCGAGACCGAGCCGCGCATCTGGGAGGGCTTCTGGACGACCGACTCCGAGCGCGTCGCGCGGATCGAATCCTACGTGGCGCGCGAGCTGTAA
- a CDS encoding HAD-IIB family hydrolase, whose product MAADPPLVLDVDGTLTRPEGWGIDPRVFDPLREWDAPVVIATGKAFPYPVALCHFVGIPELVVAENGGVVYTGDDVFFTADREAAQAVVEEYRAAGYDLGWGEEDTVNRWRETEIAVNLEQPLEPLREIAADHGLEVIDTGYAYHVKDATPNKGDGVERIAEHVGVDLADCVAVGDSVNDAPTFAVVGRSFAVGNADEAATAAADEVLEERHADGMLAVVERVRGSL is encoded by the coding sequence ATGGCAGCCGATCCGCCGCTCGTCCTCGACGTCGACGGCACCCTGACCCGTCCCGAGGGCTGGGGCATCGATCCGCGCGTCTTCGACCCGCTGCGCGAGTGGGACGCGCCCGTCGTGATCGCCACGGGGAAGGCCTTCCCCTATCCCGTCGCGCTCTGTCACTTCGTCGGCATCCCCGAACTCGTCGTCGCGGAAAACGGCGGCGTCGTCTACACCGGCGACGACGTGTTCTTCACCGCCGACCGCGAGGCCGCCCAGGCCGTCGTCGAGGAGTACCGCGCCGCCGGCTACGACCTCGGCTGGGGCGAGGAAGACACCGTCAACCGCTGGCGCGAGACCGAGATCGCCGTCAATCTGGAGCAGCCGCTCGAGCCGCTGCGCGAGATCGCCGCCGATCACGGCCTCGAGGTGATCGACACCGGGTACGCCTACCACGTCAAAGACGCCACGCCGAACAAGGGCGACGGCGTCGAGCGGATCGCCGAGCACGTCGGGGTCGACCTCGCGGACTGCGTCGCCGTCGGGGACTCGGTCAACGACGCGCCGACGTTCGCGGTCGTCGGCCGGAGCTTCGCCGTCGGCAACGCCGACGAGGCCGCGACGGCGGCGGCTGACGAGGTCCTCGAGGAGCGCCACGCCGACGGGATGCTGGCGGTCGTAGAGCGGGTCCGCGGCTCGCTGTAG
- the glpK gene encoding glycerol kinase GlpK: MTATTYVGAVDQGTTGTRFIVFDHEGQVVANAYEKHEQIYPEPGWVEHDPMEIWENTKDVIREALGQAGIAPDQLEAIGVTNQRETTLLWDADTGKPVHNAIVWQDRRTTDRVEQLEEDELIEPIREKTGLEADAYFSATKAEWLLDNADPIKLERSRPQDIRDRAESGEIRFGTIDSWLIYNLTGEHLTEITNASRTMLYNIHDLEWDDDLLAEFSIPEAMLPEVRPSSDDETYGSTDPDGFLEAEVPVAGALGDQQAALFGQTCFDPGDAKNTYGTGSFFLMNTGEEAVASDHGLLTTIGFQRSGEPVQYALEGSIFVTGAAIEWLEDMTLIEDPAETAELARSVDTTDGVYVVPAFTGLGAPHWDQRARGTIVGMTRGTRKEHVVRATLESIAYQTRDVAEAMEGDSGIEMTSLKVDGGAVKNNFLCQLQSDIIGSEIVRPVVDETTALGSAYAAGLAVGYWDDPEELRSNWQVDAEFDPEMDPDEADQRYDRWSDAVERSRDWARDAED, translated from the coding sequence GTGACAGCAACCACATACGTCGGCGCGGTAGACCAGGGAACGACCGGTACCCGCTTCATCGTGTTCGATCACGAGGGGCAGGTCGTCGCGAACGCCTACGAGAAACACGAACAGATCTATCCCGAACCCGGCTGGGTCGAGCACGACCCGATGGAGATCTGGGAGAACACCAAAGACGTCATCAGAGAGGCACTGGGGCAGGCGGGCATCGCGCCCGACCAACTCGAGGCCATCGGCGTGACCAACCAGCGAGAGACGACGCTGCTATGGGACGCCGACACCGGCAAGCCGGTTCACAACGCCATCGTCTGGCAGGACCGTCGAACGACCGACCGCGTCGAGCAACTCGAGGAGGACGAGCTGATCGAGCCCATCCGCGAGAAGACCGGCCTCGAGGCCGACGCCTACTTCTCGGCGACGAAAGCCGAGTGGCTGCTCGACAACGCCGATCCGATCAAACTCGAGCGCTCGCGCCCGCAGGACATCCGCGACCGCGCGGAGAGCGGCGAGATCCGCTTCGGGACGATCGACTCGTGGCTGATCTACAACCTCACGGGCGAGCACCTCACCGAGATCACGAACGCTTCGCGGACGATGCTGTACAACATCCACGACCTCGAGTGGGACGACGACCTGCTGGCGGAGTTTTCGATCCCCGAGGCGATGCTGCCGGAGGTGCGACCCTCGAGCGACGACGAGACGTACGGTTCGACCGATCCCGACGGCTTTCTCGAGGCCGAGGTTCCGGTCGCGGGCGCGTTAGGCGACCAGCAGGCGGCGCTGTTCGGCCAGACCTGTTTCGACCCCGGCGACGCGAAGAACACCTACGGCACCGGTTCTTTCTTCCTGATGAACACCGGGGAGGAAGCCGTCGCGTCCGATCACGGCCTGTTGACGACGATCGGCTTCCAGCGCTCGGGCGAGCCGGTCCAGTACGCCCTCGAGGGGTCGATCTTCGTCACTGGCGCGGCCATCGAGTGGCTCGAGGACATGACGCTGATCGAGGACCCCGCCGAGACGGCGGAACTCGCCCGCAGCGTCGACACGACCGACGGCGTCTACGTCGTCCCCGCCTTCACCGGGCTGGGCGCGCCCCACTGGGATCAGCGCGCCCGCGGGACCATCGTCGGGATGACGCGGGGCACCCGCAAGGAACACGTCGTCCGCGCGACCCTCGAGTCGATCGCCTACCAGACCCGCGACGTGGCGGAAGCGATGGAGGGTGACTCCGGGATCGAGATGACATCACTGAAAGTCGACGGCGGCGCGGTCAAGAACAACTTCCTCTGTCAGCTCCAGTCGGACATCATCGGCTCGGAGATCGTCCGCCCGGTCGTCGACGAGACGACCGCGCTGGGCTCGGCCTACGCGGCTGGGCTCGCCGTCGGCTACTGGGACGATCCCGAGGAGTTGCGGAGCAACTGGCAGGTCGACGCGGAGTTCGACCCCGAGATGGACCCCGACGAGGCCGACCAACGGTACGACCGCTGGTCGGACGCCGTCGAGCGATCGCGCGACTGGGCGCGGGACGCGGAGGACTAA
- a CDS encoding methyltransferase domain-containing protein, translated as MSEGTNRPAATDAGSPTAADSSAGARSEIEARTTGGTVLNVGAGEQGDGDVTLDLLSSVGPDVQGTATALPFAAETFDVVEMDQVLEHIAPERLGDVFEECYRVLRAGGRLEAWVPHAASRLYDQDPTHRSSWTYGTPEYFADGNFSWYYDDRAFAFELVDREVAVWVLEGAPLSGVRSVALQTAHRLLDWTDGVVYRPSVSGSIHFTLRKV; from the coding sequence ATGAGCGAGGGAACGAACCGACCCGCGGCAACGGACGCCGGCTCACCGACTGCCGCCGACTCGAGCGCCGGCGCGCGATCGGAGATCGAGGCACGGACGACTGGCGGCACCGTCCTGAACGTCGGCGCGGGCGAGCAGGGCGACGGCGACGTGACGCTCGACCTGCTCTCGTCGGTCGGGCCCGACGTCCAGGGGACCGCGACGGCGCTGCCGTTTGCCGCCGAGACGTTCGACGTCGTCGAGATGGACCAGGTGCTCGAGCATATCGCCCCCGAACGCCTCGGCGACGTCTTCGAGGAGTGTTACCGCGTCCTCCGGGCGGGCGGTCGCCTCGAGGCGTGGGTCCCCCACGCGGCCTCGCGGCTGTACGATCAGGACCCGACGCACCGCTCGAGCTGGACCTACGGCACGCCGGAGTACTTCGCCGACGGCAACTTCTCGTGGTACTACGACGACCGCGCGTTCGCGTTCGAACTCGTCGACCGCGAGGTGGCCGTCTGGGTCCTCGAGGGCGCACCGCTGAGCGGGGTCCGCTCGGTGGCGCTGCAAACGGCGCACCGACTGCTCGATTGGACCGACGGCGTCGTCTACCGGCCGTCGGTCAGCGGCTCGATCCACTTCACGCTACGCAAGGTGTAA
- a CDS encoding sulfatase-like hydrolase/transferase yields the protein MAHDTIHDRTVLVTVDSLRHDHVRHMPRTTGFLEATHDRAFATSTATLGSFPAIVGGEYAAGGGLERERSVAHEFEAYSAGITTNHLLSAEYGYDAGFDSFASPKGGGESLKDKGAVLLQRGTLPHRVATWGWNRYQQLQGFVGEVEKSFRRADDVIDAFRREVDGRDSWFGWLHFMEPHHPYDPDDAPVSRDEAQRITRTVLAGRGSDAEEELVRELYRQEISELDAALGALWESIPDDTRVVFCADHGELLGEDDLWGHPGELRPELLRVPFGTRNAPDLGEVVSLIDVPSVLTGREHGVGRLDRERAFAAYGDRKAAMNADLLATSEGTISLETGESASDPDLERALERFDPEYVVKEEALQEDLEDLGYV from the coding sequence ATGGCACACGACACGATCCACGACCGAACGGTGCTCGTCACAGTCGACTCGCTGCGCCACGACCACGTCAGGCACATGCCCCGGACGACGGGCTTTCTCGAGGCCACCCACGACCGGGCGTTCGCGACCAGCACCGCGACGCTGGGCAGCTTCCCCGCCATCGTCGGCGGCGAGTACGCCGCCGGCGGGGGCCTCGAGCGCGAGCGAAGCGTCGCCCACGAGTTCGAGGCCTACAGCGCGGGCATCACGACGAACCACCTGCTCTCCGCGGAGTACGGCTACGATGCCGGCTTCGACTCCTTCGCGTCACCGAAAGGCGGCGGCGAGTCACTGAAGGACAAGGGCGCGGTCTTGCTCCAGCGCGGGACACTCCCTCACCGCGTCGCGACGTGGGGGTGGAACCGCTACCAGCAGCTTCAGGGGTTCGTCGGCGAGGTCGAGAAGTCGTTCCGCCGGGCCGACGACGTGATCGACGCGTTCCGCCGGGAGGTAGACGGCCGCGACTCGTGGTTCGGTTGGCTCCACTTCATGGAGCCCCACCACCCCTACGACCCCGACGACGCGCCGGTGAGCCGCGACGAGGCCCAGCGAATCACGCGAACGGTGCTCGCGGGCCGCGGCAGCGACGCCGAGGAAGAACTCGTTCGCGAACTCTACCGACAGGAGATCAGCGAGCTCGACGCGGCGCTGGGGGCGCTCTGGGAATCGATCCCCGACGACACGCGCGTCGTCTTCTGTGCCGACCACGGCGAGTTGCTCGGCGAGGACGACCTGTGGGGCCATCCCGGCGAGTTGCGCCCGGAACTGCTCCGCGTCCCCTTCGGCACCCGAAACGCCCCCGACCTCGGCGAGGTCGTCTCACTGATCGACGTACCCTCGGTGCTGACCGGGCGCGAACACGGCGTCGGTCGACTCGATCGCGAGCGGGCCTTCGCGGCCTACGGCGACCGGAAGGCCGCGATGAACGCGGACCTGCTGGCGACGAGCGAGGGGACGATCTCGCTCGAGACCGGCGAGTCGGCGAGCGATCCCGACCTCGAGCGCGCCCTCGAGCGGTTCGACCCCGAGTACGTCGTCAAGGAGGAAGCGCTGCAGGAAGATCTGGAAGATCTGGGATACGTATGA
- a CDS encoding lipopolysaccharide biosynthesis protein, whose translation MTDASSVSLGGETVKATAAKFTMAAVGFVGTIVFARLLGPTAFGGFYLLFALVKIADRAVIGWGTAVKKRYSEAGAAKEELLGSQLLFTAGWVALSAVAVALAAPWLASYTGLPDAPILFLVLMAAVALYEPIDRVVQARGLVGASTWTDTLRSLLTFPLQLGLILLGLGAAGMAYGLAAATFLSLPVLWYFVPVGPAMPSRDTLEHLWSYAKYSSVNSLLGTAYDRFDVLLLGWLLAPAAAGNYEVAFKLTVPATFVMMAASSGLMARVSHRHSKGEGLSEDVSNTLAFVSIVAVPMFFGALALSERLVVTFYGAEYADAAGLLVGLALYQLVRTQSGTLSQVVDGIDRPDLNTRISAVTLGLNIVLGIALTLSVGAIGVVVATIVAETLRYVLVAFVVKRHVPETELLPRTLAEQVAASVLMFVVVVPTADAVVIDRWYHLLAVVAVGAAVYGATLAIISRKLRVTIEGVVRSSRLEL comes from the coding sequence ATGACCGACGCCTCGAGCGTGAGCCTCGGCGGCGAGACCGTCAAGGCCACCGCCGCGAAGTTTACGATGGCGGCCGTCGGCTTCGTCGGGACGATCGTCTTCGCGCGTCTCCTCGGGCCGACGGCGTTCGGCGGCTTCTACCTGCTGTTCGCGCTGGTCAAGATCGCCGACCGCGCGGTGATCGGCTGGGGAACCGCGGTCAAGAAACGCTACTCCGAAGCGGGGGCAGCCAAGGAAGAGTTGCTCGGCAGTCAGTTGCTGTTCACGGCGGGCTGGGTTGCTCTCAGCGCCGTCGCGGTGGCCCTCGCCGCGCCGTGGCTCGCGTCCTATACGGGCCTGCCCGACGCGCCGATCCTCTTTCTCGTGTTGATGGCCGCGGTCGCCCTCTACGAGCCGATCGACCGCGTCGTGCAGGCGCGGGGCCTCGTCGGCGCGTCGACCTGGACCGACACCCTGCGCTCGCTGCTCACCTTTCCGCTCCAACTGGGCCTGATCCTCCTCGGGCTCGGTGCCGCCGGGATGGCCTACGGGCTCGCCGCCGCGACCTTCCTCTCGCTGCCCGTCCTCTGGTATTTCGTACCGGTCGGACCCGCGATGCCGTCGCGGGATACCCTCGAGCACCTCTGGTCGTACGCCAAGTACAGCAGCGTCAACTCGCTGCTTGGTACCGCATACGACCGGTTCGACGTACTCTTGCTCGGCTGGCTGCTCGCCCCCGCCGCCGCCGGCAACTACGAGGTCGCGTTCAAGCTCACCGTTCCGGCGACGTTCGTCATGATGGCCGCCTCGAGCGGCCTGATGGCCCGCGTCAGTCATCGCCACAGCAAAGGCGAGGGCCTGAGCGAGGACGTCTCGAACACGCTGGCGTTCGTCAGCATCGTCGCGGTCCCGATGTTCTTCGGTGCGCTCGCGCTCTCCGAGCGGCTGGTGGTCACCTTCTACGGGGCCGAGTACGCCGACGCGGCGGGGCTGCTGGTCGGCCTCGCCCTGTACCAGCTCGTCCGGACTCAGAGCGGGACCCTCTCGCAGGTCGTCGACGGCATCGACCGACCGGATCTCAATACCCGAATTTCGGCGGTGACGCTCGGGCTCAACATCGTCCTCGGGATCGCGCTGACGCTTTCCGTCGGCGCGATCGGCGTCGTCGTCGCGACGATCGTCGCGGAGACGCTCCGCTACGTCCTCGTCGCGTTCGTCGTCAAACGGCACGTCCCCGAGACCGAACTGCTCCCGCGGACGCTGGCTGAGCAGGTCGCCGCGAGCGTCCTCATGTTCGTCGTCGTCGTCCCCACCGCCGACGCCGTCGTCATCGACCGCTGGTATCACCTGCTCGCCGTCGTCGCCGTCGGCGCGGCCGTCTACGGCGCCACGCTGGCGATCATCAGCCGCAAGCTCCGGGTGACCATCGAGGGCGTCGTCCGGAGCTCCCGGCTCGAACTCTGA
- the twy1 gene encoding 4-demethylwyosine synthase TYW1 has protein sequence MSDSANSGGDGANADGGDGGPAQVSSPNYHSENHTAAQTCGWTANALRGEGKCYKNIFYGIESHRCIQMTPVVRCNERCVFCWRDHNGHAYEMDDVEWDDPEAVVDASIDLQKKLLSGFGGNDEVPREVFEQSMEPRHVAISLDGEPTLYPYLPELIEAFHDRDITTFLVSNGTRPEVLRECDPTQLYVSVDAPERHTFDQVVGAMEDDAWAKLLETMAVLADKDETRTVLRTTLVDGENMHHPDWYAGFYQQADPDFIELKAYMHVGHSRGRLDRSAMPDHEAVVDFAESVADHMPEFTEVKGVPASRVALLAKTGDTWVPKLKKDSEFWERDPVTGD, from the coding sequence ATGAGCGACTCCGCGAACTCCGGGGGCGACGGTGCGAACGCCGACGGCGGCGACGGCGGGCCCGCACAGGTCTCGAGCCCGAACTACCACAGCGAGAACCACACGGCCGCCCAGACCTGCGGCTGGACGGCCAACGCACTGCGCGGTGAGGGCAAGTGTTACAAGAACATCTTCTACGGGATCGAGTCCCACCGCTGCATCCAGATGACGCCCGTCGTCCGGTGTAACGAGCGCTGTGTCTTCTGTTGGCGTGACCACAACGGCCACGCCTACGAGATGGACGACGTGGAGTGGGACGACCCCGAGGCCGTCGTCGACGCCTCGATCGACCTCCAGAAGAAGCTCCTCTCGGGCTTCGGCGGCAACGACGAGGTCCCCCGCGAGGTGTTCGAGCAGTCGATGGAACCCCGCCACGTCGCCATCTCGCTGGACGGCGAGCCGACGCTCTATCCCTACCTCCCCGAACTCATCGAGGCCTTTCACGATCGGGACATCACCACCTTCCTCGTCTCGAACGGTACTCGCCCCGAGGTGCTGCGGGAGTGCGATCCCACGCAACTCTACGTCAGCGTCGACGCCCCCGAGCGCCACACCTTCGACCAAGTGGTCGGCGCGATGGAAGACGACGCCTGGGCGAAGCTCCTCGAGACGATGGCCGTCCTCGCGGACAAAGACGAGACTCGAACCGTGCTCCGGACGACGCTCGTCGACGGCGAGAACATGCACCACCCCGACTGGTACGCCGGCTTCTACCAGCAGGCCGACCCCGACTTCATCGAACTGAAGGCGTACATGCACGTCGGCCACTCGCGGGGCCGACTCGACCGCTCGGCGATGCCCGACCACGAGGCTGTCGTCGACTTCGCGGAATCGGTCGCCGACCACATGCCCGAATTCACCGAGGTCAAAGGCGTGCCGGCCTCCCGCGTCGCCTTGCTCGCGAAGACGGGCGACACGTGGGTCCCGAAGCTGAAGAAAGACAGCGAATTCTGGGAACGCGACCCCGTCACCGGCGACTGA